In Corvus cornix cornix isolate S_Up_H32 chromosome 22, ASM73873v5, whole genome shotgun sequence, the DNA window TGCCCATGTACCACACgctgccagggcacactgcAGACCACCTGTCCCTGAAGGGCACCACTTTCTTACCTGGTTCTGCCAGGAGCTTCCCCCATGGCCCTGCAATGTGTTCAAAATAGCAACTCTGCCAGAAACGTGAACTACTCTAGTACCACTACAGGAgactgcctgcctgcctcccaGGCTCTGAGACTTCAGTGCCTGGGAAAGCAAGTTCCCAAGCTGAACACACCTTGCTGAGCAGAAACAAGTCAAACCCAGGGCATCCCAATGCAAGCTACAATCGCAGAATGAAGCCCTGATGCCCAGCATACAGAAGAAGCAAAGACTTTGGTCCCTACTACAGAAGAACACTCCTCCATGGGCCTGCTCTACCCTAAGCAAGAAACAAATGGAGCTCTTGCCATGGAGCCCATGAGCACATGCCATGACCCAGAAACAAGGAACTCTGCCACCAGGAAGAGAAAAGCCTGCCTGGACTCACCAGAGCAGATCCACAAGGCCCCCCTGCCTGGCAATGGCTGACTTCACTCGATTGGCAAACTGCACTGCGTCCTCTTCAGGCTGTGGCAAAGCAAGACTGTTCAGCAGGAGTGAAGGGCAAAACAGGAAAGCAATCAGAGATAGGCTGGGTTCACCTTACCTGCCTGGTCATTGGGGGCAAGTACCAGACACTGCAGACGATGGCCCAGCTGGTCATCATCCTGAGGAGGTAGGTCACCATGCCGTATTTGCTGCTGTTCCAAAAGGCATCTCCAAACTGTGGGTCATACTACAAAGGCAGAAGAGTTCACGGAAGTCAGGCAGTGGTTGCACCCTCTCTGAGGCTCCAACTTCCACCCCAAACTGAGCTACAGGTCAGCTCTCCCAAAGCACTACATGGAGTGACCTCAGCTTTCCTGTACCCTCAGACCAGGCTGGATTAGGTTGCCAAGACAGAGATACAGAGGGACAGACAGACTTGTGACCTAAGAACATTGCCTTCTCATACCTTGATGGCTACAGGGTAAACTGTGGCTCCAATTTCAAAGCTCCCCTTTTTGAACATCATCACAGATGTGTTGTTGATGCATGTTCCTGTAAGAGACAAGCACAATCTTAACTTTCCTCTCCAAGTCAGTTCAGAAGTCTAAGCTACAGGCTTAAGGGCAGGGCCACAGGAACCCAGCAACTCTCCCCTAACTCTCAGTCCATGCTCTGTTCTCTGTGTGCACAGAATGGGTCATCAGGACATCATGTATGACTCCTGCATTCTGGGCTCACTCAGCTCTAAAGACACAATGTCCCTTTTGTCTCAGTGAAGGGTTTCAAGCCCTTGGCTGTGTAAGAAGGAAAGCAACAGAGATGCAGGTGCTTGTCTGTCTGGCGTTGTTGCACTCACcttctggaaaaataagaatGGGCAATTTGCTTTTGTCCTGGGCATGTTCTGTGAGCCTAAACAGAAGAGTGTCAAAAATTAGCAGAGAGGACAGAAGCTCTCACTAGCAATCCACACAGCATATAGTCCTTAACCTGCAGTCACCAGGGACTATCAGGGCACCAACAACAGAGGCACAATCTCCCAGCACCTATGAGGCCATGCAGTGTCCTCATCCAAGGGAGGTGAGCGCTACCTCCCCCAGCCTTCAGACCCACCCCTGCAGCCAGCGACTGTCACACCTTCTGGCGACGAGGTGACGATCTTTGACCTCAGAACGTTCGAACCAGACATGGGGACAAGCTTTCACCATGGCTCTCTGTATCACACCCATGAGCCCTCCATGGATCTGACCCACCTGGACAGGGCAAGAAGACACAAGTTACAAGACCTGGGCACGCATGAAAGCCAAGGCAGCACCCGGTTTCACAGCCAAACTGAGGTTcattgttgctgcctgttctgagcttcccctccaCCTTCCTACCCCTACGCTGGAAAGGCTAAGAGGAAAAGTCCCACGCTCTGACTTGCAAGACAGATACAGCAAACCCCAAGTGCTTTCCCCATGGCAGGAGGTCCAGCTGGGGAAGCACTTTGCTCTTCCAACAACAGCAAAGCCTAGAGCTCTTCTTGCAAAGCTGCACCAACAGACCCCTGGTGCTTTGAGTTCCAGGCTGAGCTTGCACAAACACCACGTACAACAGAGTCTGACAGTGCCCTGCCATGTCATGCAGGGAAAAGTAGTTCTGCATGCTCAAAGGACTCTTGCTGCCTACTTCCTGCCCCACAACATGCTTGCTTGCTCCCTCCATGCAGGCGACCAAGCCcgagcaggcagagctggtgcctTACCATCGCATAGTAGCCATCACTGGCCAGGATGATCACATCAATGGGGGAGGTGTGATTGGCCACACAGATGCCTCCATTTCGGGGTCTGTTTTCTCTAGATGCAAAACAAAGGTAGAGgtgaagaaagaggaaggaagcaTGAGGCCTACATAAGGCCTGGCATGGAGAAcctcctgggcagggacagcctaGAGCAGACAGGCCTTACCGGTCGTGGTAGGTGATGATGGCTGTGAGGGCACGCACGCAGATCCGGTAACACATCAGGTGGACATGTTTGCTCAGGAAGTCCTTacacctgcagcccaggacagagACCATCACTCCCCAGTCCTACAATCTCCCCGTAACAGTGCCACTCAGCTCAGCTGCCCCAGGCCCTGAGATCCAGCCAAGCCTTCAAGTCTTTGCTACTGAAACATGTTCTGAGCTTTGCTGTCAATTTACGATCACTGATTCTTAAGTCACGAGAATAAAATTTTGGCCTTTGCTCTTTTCTGCTATTACTCTTTTCAGAGGCCAGGACCAAGTGCTCTGCCACCGGCTTAGTGCTCACATCTAGGCCCTTTGTTGAAAATTACAGGGTGTCCATTCCTGAGAGGCCACAGCTGCCACAACCACCTGCTGTGTCTGCAGGTGGCAGAACAGAAAGCCTTGCAGGAAAATTTCAGGATTATCAGGTCTCAAACTGCACGAAGTTCTCCCCATCTGCTCTTCCCTTGAAGATGAACTCACCTTCCATTTGGCAAATATCCCACCACTGTGGTACCAGTCACCAACAAGCTGATGCCAGTAAAGGCCAGGGCTATCCTGCAGAAAGAGGGAAACTATATGCTAGCAAAACCAGGCCACCAGCACCCCCTTGGCAGGCAGGTCCCTGCACCAGCACTCACCTGAGGGGCAGAAGGAAGCAGTAGCGGATGAGCACACCGAGTCCCCAGAGCACAGTGAGGCGCAGGCTGATATACTGGAAGTTGTAGTTGGTCCTGCTGAGCAGGTTCCAGGACTCCAGCTCTTCAGCTGAGAACCTCTTGGTCACTTCATCATCCATGATGGTCTCGATGCCTTTGCGGCAGAAATAGAAGATATCTGAGAGCTCAAATTCAGGGGTGTCCAGGGCTTTGCCACTGCCACTCCGGCGGATCTCCTTGATCTCCTCCTCCAGTGATGTTGGCTCCTTTGCAATGATACCTGCAACACACCATAGGCAGCTCTGAGAAAAGTGTGACTTGCCCGCTCAAAGAGAGACGAAAGCCAAGGCCCTTCCTCACCCGCCCTCCTCAGagcctccttcctttctccagtcCAGACAGGCATAAACCAGTCCTCCCCACTATCTAGAAATGAAGCACTCACAGGGTGCTTCCCTGCCCTTCCTTGTGAAACAGAGTTCTCTAGAACTCCCTCCTACTGGAAAAGACTTCCCAGCAGACTTCAGCTGCTCAGAGACACCACATTTACTCCACCTCCCCAAAAGAATTTTGAACTCCCTGTGTACCCATGCAGGGCAGGATCTCACCATTGACATACGGCTTGTACAATGGATGGTTCTTCTCCTTGGCACCACGCTCTATTCTCAGTGTTGCCCACTGCAAGACAGACAGGACAACCAAGATTTGCAAGGCCTATAGCTCCACAACACTGCCCATTTTACAGCTGACTTTCAGGGGAGAAGATGGGGCTAAAGCAGGAGGCTTCCACACAGAACTGAAAGAGTTAGTGATGAACCCAACTGAACTGAGGTGAAGCAGAAACTggcctgggaagcagggagtGCCAGAGGGAAGAAGAGTGCTCAGTGATGAGATGGCACAGCAagattttctgcagtttctgtgacctctcagctctgctgcacctTGCACGTGGTTGCCACTGCACAGCTtctggctgagctgtgcctcCTGCTGGGGTGTCTGCACCAAAGCGTAGGAAGCTGGTTGGGGGACCAGCGCTATTTTTCAACCCTTGTTTCTTCTAAATTCAAAGCGGAGACTGTGTTTTCAGGTTGCTGCTGAAAACATCAGGCTGATGATGGAATGGGATCCTTTCCCCTCTGATTCAGCTaatagctgctgctgcttctcagctcAGCAATCCacccaaaacagcagcagcaagcaccCTCAGACAGCTGGCTGCCAAATCCTGCGCCAGGACTACTTGTTCTCTCAGCTAATTTTCAAGGGCACCAGCACAAACTGCAGGCTGGATTTCTGTGCAGCTTTCCTGCCTGCCCTCCACGTAACCTTCACGGCCTGTAATCCATATAGGTCGGGAAGGACAAACTTCTGAAGGAGGAAGACTTGTGTACAACATGCTTATCCGTGAAGAAGGGGAAGTTGCTGGGAACTCTGGCATCCTAATCTAAGCCCATGCCAGCAGCAGATCAGGAGGCAGCAATGAGGGAATGCTAATTGCATACGGAGTGTCCTGCTCACCTcgcagctgcctctgccagcagctaGAACTCCAGGATTGCAGAAGATTGCCTAGATACTACCATCCCAGAAGTCAGGAGAGGAGCTCTGACCTCGCGTGAGCTAAGCAGCCTATGGAGAAGGCATTCTTTGCAAGCCCAGCACATCTCCATCCTGACTGTGgcagcagcaaacccagccTCCCACctgagaggcagcaggcaggtgccctccctccccagcaacacaggtgtgctgctgccagccaggccTCACAGCTCAGGCTGTGTCCCACAAGCTGTCAGACTCTGCCACGCTCTCACATGCTGCCCCTCTGGCCTCAAGAGCTGGGAAAGTATTTTTGGTAAATAATAGCCCTCCAAAATACAATTCTGAATGGTCAAACTTAATAAGTGAATTTTCCACCAAATCAGTGACCAGTTGTGCATGAGTGCTCCTCTATCCCACCACTAAGATTctttaataaaaactgaaacagacTTCCCagtcttttcagaaaaatagtTTCAAACACCAATATAGGTACTGAGAGTAAATGTTCCTGAATtgaaggaaggggggaaaaaaaaagaaaacactgtgaaaagttccatttttttctgcccaCTTCAGTCAGTAGATTTGTAGTAAGGTCTTCAGATATCTGTATTAATGAAGCCCCTCACAAAGCCCAAGGTCTTCCCATTTACACCTCAGGCTTTTGGGAGGACTCAGAGTTTAAAGAGCTGAACACTGTGAGCTCCAGGGCTGTCTTCGCAAGCTAACCAGTACAGGAATACTCTGGGGACAACCAGCCCTGTTCAAACAGCAGTAGCTGTACCATGCATCCTTTAGCAGCATGAACTCCACATTTAAGAGCCTAAAACCTCCATAGAAAGCACTTTGCCCTTCACCTGGGCTGCCAGGGTAGAGTGGTGTAGGCTTTACCTACTACTCTTAGTAGATAAAAAATTCTGGTCTGGTCAGGGACTTGCTTCAAGAGATGCTGGCTCAGAGACAGCCCATAAAATTAGTCCACCAAAGGCAGGCAAGGGAACAGCATGACAACAAGCTGGAAAATTCCACTTGGCCTCTCTGTGCCAAGAGGGTCGGCAAGGGCTGCTGGTTGTCCTCCAAGGCGGCAGGTCCAGACACGGCTCAGTAGGCGACGCTCCAGGACAGAAGCATGTTGAGAGCTCTGGGTTCTGGCCACAGACCACTCAGGGCTTGCAGGACAAAAGGCTTGCTTCCTGCCGTACCtcctctgctt includes these proteins:
- the GPAT4 gene encoding glycerol-3-phosphate acyltransferase 4, with protein sequence MFLLLPFDSLVVNLLGISITVLFTLLLVFIIVPAIFGVSFGIRKVYMKTLLKIFQWATLRIERGAKEKNHPLYKPYVNGIIAKEPTSLEEEIKEIRRSGSGKALDTPEFELSDIFYFCRKGIETIMDDEVTKRFSAEELESWNLLSRTNYNFQYISLRLTVLWGLGVLIRYCFLLPLRIALAFTGISLLVTGTTVVGYLPNGRCKDFLSKHVHLMCYRICVRALTAIITYHDRENRPRNGGICVANHTSPIDVIILASDGYYAMVGQIHGGLMGVIQRAMVKACPHVWFERSEVKDRHLVARRLTEHAQDKSKLPILIFPEGTCINNTSVMMFKKGSFEIGATVYPVAIKYDPQFGDAFWNSSKYGMVTYLLRMMTSWAIVCSVWYLPPMTRQPEEDAVQFANRVKSAIARQGGLVDLLWDGGLKREKVKDAFKEEQQKLYSKMIVGSHEDRSRS